TCCACCGCACGTCCGCTTGGTGGTCCAGGGCGACATCGTCGCCGACAAGACTTTGGACTACCTCAAGCGCCATGTGGACATGGAAAAACGCCTTTCGAAGGGCGGTTCCGTGCATTATTTGACAACTGATACCGCAGAATTCTTCAAAAAAGGCGCTTTTCGCTTTGGAATGGAAGATATTTCGGCGGAGTCGTTGACTTTTTAATAAGTAAATTGTATTTTGATAATTGTTACTGACGAACCGTACTCGGTCCGCTTGTACTCGTTTTAATTTTCGAACTTTAAACTATTTGAGTGGATTTATAAAATGCCGAAAACACAGATCAATCTCGAAGGTTGGCAAGACTACCGTGGCAACATGGCGGGTAGCCTGCTTTATGTCGAAACTAGCCATCAGTCCGAAATGCCTGTCCGCGACCAGCTGAATGAAAATGAAAAGGGTTTTCTTTACGAACCGAACTACGAAACCAGCACCTATGGTCTGATGAGCTGCTACAATGTGAAGGCTATCAACACGATCGTGAAGAGCAAGAGCCGTTACATTCTTTTCGGCACCCGTTACGAAGGCTTGAGCGATTCCGAAATGCGCAACAAGTACCTCATCATGGGTTACATGCGCATCGACAAGATCAAGGATGTGCGCACCCGTCACGTGCAGCGCTACATGGCAAACCCGGAAATGGAAGAACCGGAATGCATGCAGATGGAACACAACTGGGCTGTCTACGGTCCGATGCGCTTTGTCTCCCTCGACGATTCTTTCGTTGTGACGGACGAGATCCTCAAGGAATGGGGCTACAAGGGCCATGCATCCCGCCAGCTCAAGACCGTGTTCTCCAAGGAACACCTCGAAAAGATTCTCGCTCACCTGGATTCCAAGCAGGACATGATTGACGAGTATATCGCTACCGTCGATGAATACAAGGAAGCCCTCGCCGAAGAATAATTCTTCGAAAAGCGATGTCTAAAGTCCCCGCCTCGGCGGGGCTTTTTTTGTATAAAAAGGAGATACCCGATCAAGTCGGGCATGACAAAGAAAACGGGCATGACATGTGGCGTTTGTGTGAGGTTATTTCTTTTTAGCGAGGAGCACGATTGCTCCTTGAGCTGCCTGGAACAGTAGCGGGATGTAGCCCAGCAGCCCGGCGGATAACACGACCGGTGCCGGAATCCCGAGAATCCCCGTGAACAGCGCCACTTGCGTCCCTTCGCGGACGCCAATGCCGTTGAGTGAAATCGGGACCATCGAGATGACAATTGTGATGCTTGTGAATACAACTAGAATGCTGATGTCGATATCGACTCTGACAGCCCGAAAATAGGCGTAAGCTATAAACAATGTCAATAGCTGTAGCCACAGCGAATCGAGGGATGAAAGCAGGATTTGTTTTTTGTGCTTTCTATATATAGAAAGGCTATTCTGCAATTTGCCTATGAACGAGAATTTGTTGCTGATAAATTGTGGAATGGGCAATTTATCTGAGAAAAGGCAAAGTAAAATAAAGATGACGCAAGCAAGGCTTGCTGCCGTCATGATTAAGGTGTAGACTAATGGAATTTCGGCTTTGCTCAGCGCAAAAGGAAGTGCAATAAAAAAGCAGAGGAACATGGCCAGGAGTCCTTGGATGCGGGCTAGCAATACCGCCGAAACAGATTGGCTTGTCTGGTTAAATTTCTTTCCAAATGCAAGGGACTTCACGGCGTCGCCGCCAAAACCGGTCGGGAGCAGGTTGTTGAAGAAGTAACCCATGGCGGTGTAGGCGTAGTAAGTCTTGAATGGAATCTCTGGACCTTGTACTGAAAGTCCTTTCCAGCGGTTCGCCTGGATGGCCATGACAAGCGTTGCCGCGACAAGCATTGCCAAAATCCATGGCGTCATGCCGATGTTCCAGTTGTCGATGACCTCGTTTATGGGAATTTTGTAGAATATGTAGGCAAAACCACCAATGCTTACGAGAAGCTGGATTATTCGCTTGACAAAGAGCTTTGTGCCTGTCTTATCGGTTGCCATTGACTGCAATAATAGCATTTTTGATTTTGAAAAATTTATATTTAAGAAAAAAGGTTTTTATGTATCGCAATAAGATTCGTTATGATGTTGCTACGCTTGTCCCGAAGGATGCTAAGAGTGTTCTTGAAATTGGGGCGGGCGCCGGAATGAATTACGTTATTTATCCCAAGGATTCTTATAAGGTCGCTATCGAACCAGAAGAACGTACCGATGCGCAGACGATTGACAAGGTTCCGGGGGGCTTCAACGAATACCATCATGGATTTTATGAGCAATATACCGAGGACCGCAAGTTTGACTTGGTGGTCATGTGCGATGTCTTGGAACATGTGAACGATCCTGTAGATTTAATCAATTTCTGCAAGAAACATTTGAATCCAGATGGCCATATTCTTGTGTCGTTGCCGAATTTTATTTGCATCGAAAACCTCCTCAAGATTATTATCACGAGAGATTTCCGTTATTTTAAGCCGGACGAGGGCGAACATGCGCTTGGTGTTCTCGATATCAATCACAAGACATTCTGGACAAAGAAGAGCTTTGTGCGCTTTGCGAAAGAAAACGGTCTCGAAGTGGAACGTATCGTGGGTATCCGCAAACAGCTCAAGTTCATGCCGAACTTGTTGAGCCATTCGTACTTTATCCCGTTCCAGTACGGGTTTTTGACGAAACTTAAGAAGTAACCTTATTCTTTATACAAGGCGCAAAGTTGCGCCTTTATTTTTTGAGCGCAAGCTTCCCATGTGAAATGGCTGACCCATTCCACAATTTCATCGTTATGTTTGCCCTTGTCGTCGATGGAATTCTCGAGTGCGCAGGCGATGCTGGAGGCGTCTTCTGGGTCGAAGTACTTGGCGACTTTGCCGCCCACTTCTGGGAGTGAAGATGTGTTGGAACAGACTACGGGTGTGCCGCAAGCGAGCGATTCGAGCACGGGGAGGCCAAAGCCCTCGTACAGTGATGGCAATACAAAGAGGTCAGCGAGGTTGTAGAAGTTCACGAGGTCTTCTTGTGAGACCATTCCCGCGTGGATTGTGAATTCTTCAATGCCGAGTTCTTTTTCGCAAGTCGCTTTGGAACGGCCGTCAAAGGCTTTCCCGACAAGCACGAGACGGCAATTTTCACGCCCATGCATTTGAGAAAAGCCCTCTAAAAGCTTGTTCAAGTTCTTGTGCGGGAGCAAGTTCCCGACGTAGAGCAAGATCTTCTTGTTGCGAGGGATGTTGAATTTGTCGTACAGATAATCGATTTCTATAGGTGATTTTTTGACAAATTCCTTGCCAACACCAAGCGGGATGACCGTAATTTTGGATTCGTCCATTTTGTAGAATCGCAAAAGGTCGCGCTTGGTGCTTTCGGAAACGGTGATAATCTTGTCGGCACGCTTGCTGACAAACCAGAAAATGAACTTGAAATAATAGTGGACGAGCTTGAACGGTAAAAACTCGGGATAGACCAGGTGTGTGAGGTCGTGGATGGTGACGAGCATCTTGCCGCGGTAGAATAATGGTACATTGCAGTGTGGAACGTGCAAAATATCGGGCTTCTCTCGATAAAGTGCTCGGTATGGAAATTTGAACTGCTCTTTGTAGCCGTAAATGCTGCTGATAAAGGGGATGTGCTTGGGAATGTTGTTGTAGGAATTCAGTTCTTTAGGGTCGCCAAGAGCTATTGTGTAACCTACATCTTTAAGCCAGTGCTGGATGCATGTGCCAATACCGGACTTGTTGACCATTCGCGCATCGATGGCGATTCTTGGTGCTTTTTCTAGGTCTTTTTTACCGGTATTGTTCATTTTTTTGAATCCTTTCATGATACAAATAATTTGTATTGTGTCAAAATACATTATTTTCTATGTGTTTTAGCGGGCTAATGTATCATAATGATAAAAAACACTGTTTGTAAACGGAAATATACAAAAAAGAGCTGGATGAAAAATTGCCAGGAAACGGAATATTAGATAATTTACCTTTTGTTACGAGGTGGAAAACTTTGTAAGGAGGACGTAATGAGTGGAAAGATGACAAAATGGCTGGCTGGATCCCTGATGGCAATGGGAGCGTTCGTTGCAGGATGCTCTGATACCAACTCTTCAGATCCGTTTGCATCTACCGTAAACGATGGCGTTTATTTGAAGAATGATGCTAAGGACATGTGGGCTCGAATCGATGAACGCGGCAGTATTGCCAGCTACTTCGATTCCCTTTCAAAGGAGGAAGGTGCTCCTGTTATTGGAACTTCGACTCGTTCTAATATCCGTTGCGAAGCCCCGGCCCTTAAAATGGATGATAACACCCGCTATCTCGACGAACTGGAATCCCTTTTTGACGAAGGTGAACAGGTCGAGGGCGTTTGCGGAAAGGCTCTCAAGCTGAGTGACGGTCAGGTTGCTCCGCTTGGCGTGAATTTGATTGATTCTATGAGTGTTGGAACAGTCGAATTCTGGTTCCGCCCGAATGCAGACTTCTTTGACAAGAATGCAAGAACGCTTCTTGGCAATGATGGTGCTAGAATCCATTTCTTTTACAAGAAGGGAGAACTCTTCTTCCAGAAAAACCATCACAACCAGCATTATTTTGTGCAGGGCAAGGCCGTGCTTAAGGAAAATGACTGGAACTTGATTGCTGGCCAATGGGGAAATGGCTACATGAGCTTGTGGCTCAATGGCGAACTTGTCGGTTATTGGGAGCATGACAAGGGCTATGTGCCGGCTCAGCGTGATATTCCGTTTGAAAATCTCGTCGTGATCGGTTATAAGTCCCGTTGCTGCATGGAAGGTCCTGGGCAGTACGAGGCTATGACCACGTCGGGTTCTTTCGACCAGTTCCGTATCTCGAATATCAATCGTTACACCTTGCCGGATTCTGTGACGGCTAAGGCAAATCCGGTTGACGAAAAGGATACGATTTTCAAAATAGATACAGTTGCAACGGATACCGTAAAGAAGGGCGATATCACTTGCAAGACTTCTGCTCTTGTTATGGACGAGAAGACTCTTTATTTTGATGAACTGGATGCGGAATACGAAGAAGGTACGCTGGTGGATGGCGTCTGCGGTAAGGCAGTTTCCCTCAAGGATGGTGAAAGCATCCAGACGGGGATTAACCTGATCGACGAAATGCCTGCTGGCACGGTGGAATTCTGGTTCCGTCCGGGCAAGGATTTCGATGAAAAGTCTGCCCGTACGCTCCTTGGTAATGATGGTTCCCGTGTTCACTTCTTTGTGAAGGACGGCAAGCTTATTTTCCAGAAGAACCATGCTGATATTCACTACTATGTACAAGCTCCGGTTCAGTTCAATAATGACTGGAATTTGATTGCGGGTCAGTGGGGTGATGGTTTCTTGAGTATCTGGGTCAATGGAGAAATGATTGCAAGTAAGGTGCATGTAGAAGGTTACGAACCTGCTCAGCGTGGTATTGAAGGTGAAAACCTCATCGTGGTTGGTCGCAAGTCTAGCTGCTGCATGGAAGGTCCGGGTCAGTATAGTCGCTTGACGACTTCTGGTGATTTTGACCAGCTTAGAATCTCCTCTGTGACGCGCTACGAAGTCAAGGTTGAGGAAGCTCCGGTTGATTCCGATAAGCCAGAATTCGTGATTGACACGACTGTGGTTGATTCTCTCTAGGTTGGTTTTACAGGCGCGAAATAAGTAACGAGCTATTTGCGAAAAGGTCCCAGCTTTCGAGCTGGGATTTTTTGCAATTACTTCTAGCATCCCCCTTCCTACAGTCTACTGCCTACTGCCAACTAATTACTAAATTGCAAGCATGGCGTTCGTTCATTTACAGACTCATTCTGAATTTTCGATTTTGCAGGCTTCGGCTAGGCTTGATGATATTTTGGCGGCTGCTGCGGCAGAAAATGCACCTGCTGTTGCTTTGACGGACCATGGTGCCATGTTTGGTATTCTTGAAATCCAGACGCGTGGCAAGGAACTGAATAAAAAGCGCAAGGAACAGGGCCTCCCGCCGGTCAAGACGGTTTATGGCTGCCACATTTACGTGGATACGCCGAGCGCAAGCCAGAAAGATCCGACTACTTTTGAACGATTGACGCTCCTCGTCGAGAACGAAAAGGGCTATTACAACCTGCTTCGCATTGTGAGTTACCGCTACGAAGACGGGGAACGCTGGGCTGAAATTCCGTCCGTGCCGCTCGAGACGATTAACGAATTTAAGGAAGGCATTATCGCCATTGCGGGCGATTATTTTAGCCGTTACGGCCAGAATGTGGCTTCGGGCAGGGATTCTCTTGCGCTCGAGTACATGGACCGCCTGAACGAGATTTTTGACCACGACCACCTGTACATCTCGGTTTGCGATAACGGGATTCCGCAGCAAAAGCACGTGAACGAATTCAACGTGGAACTTGCGAAAAAGTACGGTCGTGAAGTCGTTGCCGTGGGCGATGTCCATTACATCAAGCCCGAAGACGCCACTTCGCACAAGATTCTGCGTTGCATCTCGCTCAAAGTCACGCTCAATGGTTTTGAGGACAAGCGCTTCCCGACGGAAAAGTTCTATTTCCGCACCGAGAAGGAAATGGTGGAACTGTTCGGGCATATTCCGGGCGCTATCGAGAATACGGTCAAGATTGCCGAGCGCTGTAACTTTACTGTGAAAACCGGTATCGGTGACGAGTTCTGGCCGCGTTTCAAGATTCCTGATGAATTCCTCGCTTCTGAGGAATACCAGAACATCAAGGCCATCATGAAGGCGGAATACGATGCGGAATATCCGGTCGTCCGTGAACGTGAACTCAAGGGCGTTATCAAGGACCGCAAAAAGAAGGTCAAGGCAAATTACTGTGCTGAAAAAGGCATTGCCGAAGATGCGTTGACCGATGCGGACAATGCAGAAATCGACCGCCTCTCGCAGCCGGAATTCTTTGATGCAGACGACAACAAGGCTTGGGACAAGAATGTTCACCGCTGGTGCAAACCGGGTGGCGATGCCGACATCTATATCACGCACCTTTGCAATGAACGCTTAAAGTGGCGATTCCCCGACGAAGATTTCAAGTTCCCTGCTCACGAAACGAACGTGGGCAAGCGCATGTACAAGGAGCTGAACTGTATCCGCAACATGAACGTCGCGGGTTACTTGCTCATTGTGTGGGACTTCATTAACTGGTCTCGTGAACATGGCATTCCCGTGGGGCCGGGGCGTGGTTCTGCAGCAGGTTCCTTGGTCACTTACATCATCGGTATTACCGACATTGACCCGCTTACTTTCGACCTCCTTTTTGAACGATTCCTGAACCCGGAACGTGTGTCCATGCCGGATATCGATACGGACTTTGCTGACCGTGACCGCGGCCGCGTGATCCAGTACGTGACGGATAAGTACGGCAAGGAGTGCGTGGGCCAGATTATTACCTACGGCATGCTCAAGTCGAAGGCGGTGATTACGGACGTGGCCCGCGTGCTCGGGATTCCGCCTGCCGAAGCGAAGGCCATTACGAAGCTCTTCCCGCAGCGCACGTTGAACTTTAGCTTAAAGCAGGCCTGGACGGGTAAGGACAAGAAGGGCAATAACCTCGAAGATGGTTACAGCCCGGAACCGTTGCAGGCGATGATTGGCAGCCGCGCAAGCTACCAGAACCTTTGGGATGTCGCGAAGCGACTTGAAGATTTGCCGCGCCAGACGGGTGTGCATGCTTGCGGCGTGGTGATTACGCCGACCCCGATTTACAACCTTGCTCCACTTTACCGTGCCGCTCCGGAAGATACGCCGGTGGTGATGTACGATAAGCACTACGCCGAAGACATCGGACTTTTGAAGATGGACTTCCTTGGGCTTATCAACTTGTCCATCATTCAGGATACGGTGAAGATGGTCGAACAGAACCGCAACATCAAGCTTGTGATGAACAAAATTCCGATTGATGACAAGGCGACGTTCGAACTTTTGGGCAAGGGCCTTACGACGACGGTGTTCCAGTTCGAATCTCCGGGTATGCAGAAGTACCTGCGCGAACTGAAGCCGACCCGAATTTTTGACCTTATCGCTATGAACGCCCTGTACCGACCGGGGCCGATTGACCAGATTCCGCACTTCATTGCCCGTAAGAACGGCAAGGAAGAGATTGACTGCTACCATCCGGACTTGGAACAGGTGCTTGGCGAAACGTACGGCGTTATCGTGTACCAGGAACAGGTGATGAAGCTTGCCCAGATTCTGGGTGGCTACTCGCTGGGTGGCGCTGACAACATCCGCCGTATCATGGCTAAGAAGATGCCGGAAAAGATGGCGAAGCTCGAACCGGAATTCTTCCAGAAGTGCTTGGACAAGGGCTACGACAAGGCGATGATCCAGAAGGTCTGGGACGCCGTGCTTCCGTTCTGCGGATACGCATTTAACAAGAGTCATGCTGCTGCTTACGCTTACGTGGCTTACCAGACGGCGTACCTCAAGACGCATTACGGCCCGGAATACATGGCTGCCTCCATGACTTCCAAGATGGGTAAGACCGAAGATACGGTGACCATCATTCTGGAATGCAAGCGCCTGGGGATCCCGGTCTTGTCGCCGAATATCAACACGTCTTTGGGGGTATTCTCGGCGAACACGAAGGGCCAGATTCTTTACGGCCTCGCGGGTATCCGCAACGTGGGTATCGCTGTCGTCGAAGACGTGGTCGCGGAACGCGAACGCCGCGGCATCTACAAGGACATCTTTGATTTCTGCAAGCGCGTGGCGGAATACCAGGCGGCCCAGCCCGAAAAACGCCCGCCGCTCAACAAGAAGGTCCTGGAATGCTTGATCATGGCGGGCGCCTTGGATGATTTGCCGGGTAGCCGTGCCGTGCAATGTGCAACGGTGGACCGCGCTCTGGAAGTCGCCATGCGCAGCCAGGAGGACAAGGCCAAGGGCCAGGTCTCTCTGTTTGACTTGGGTGGCCCTGCCGCCATGCCGAATACGGCTGAAGTCTTGGAAGAAGCCGAAGAATGGACGGCGATGGAAATGCTCAACAAGGAACGCAGTGTACTTGGTTTGTTCCTCTCTGGGCATCCGCTTGATGAGTTCCGCCCGGAACTTACGGGCTTTACGAGCTGCTCGCTCTCGGAAGACGAAATCACCCGCTATGTGGGCGATACGGTTGTCGTGGGCGGTGTCGTTATCCGCATGCGCTCCATCGAAACAAAGCGCGGCGATACGATTGGCTCTGGCGCTATTCAGGATTTTCAGGGTGAAATCGAAATGTTCTTCAAGAAGGACGTCTGGGAACGCTTGCGCGATACGGTTTCTGTCGATGACCGCGTACTTGTGAAGGGTGTCTTGGAACAGCAGCGCGACCGCGACGGCTACCAGATTATCGTCGAAGAAGTCATACAGCTTGACCGTGTGCGTTGCGACATGGTGGATTACATCCATGCGAACTTCACCGTCGGGATGCTTACAGACGAGTTCCTGGACAAGCTGGAAGTCGAAATGAAGGCCAATTTGGCCGATGAATACTGCCATGGGTGCCAAATGGTGTTCCATTTGGAGGCAGATTCCGGATTTGAGCATGTCGTTGTTCTAAAAAAATATAAAGTTGTATATACTCAGGAATTGTTGCAGTGGCTTAAAACGGATTTAGGCGCTCTGAAGGTTTGGGTATCGAATCGTGCAAAACGCTAACGAAGAAAATTCTCCTTATATCCTCTTCTGTGCAGGAGAGGACTCCGGCGACATGATTGGCGCCGAGATGGTGGCTGTTGCTGTACAGCAGGGCTTTAAAGTCGTTGGTGTCGGTGGACCGCTGATGCAGGAGAATGGGCTTCAGCCCTTGTGGGACTACAATGATCTCCCGGTTTCGGGTGTGGGCGATGTAGTGCCGAAGTATTTTTCGTTAAAGAACGTTTTTGAAGTCTTGAGCGATGCCGCAGAATCGAGAAAGTGCCTTGGTATTGTGGCGATTGACTATCCTGGATTTAACATGAAGCTTGCGCGCCTTGCCAAAAAGTGGGGCAAACCCATGCTCTATGTGGCACCTCCGCAAGTCTGGGCCTGGAAATCCAAGCGGGCGAGCCTCTTTAAGCAGGCAAACAATATCCGCTTGGCGGTGTTCTTCGATATCGAAGCGAAGGCGTATAAGCAGATGGGCGTTGAAACGGTTCGCGTCAAGCACCCGATTGCAGGCTGGATTTATGATCAGGTCGAACCCCGGTCTGATATGCTGATCTTGCCGGGAAGCCGCCGTGATAGTGCGCTGCGCAACTTGCCTTCATTTGTGACCGTGGCGGAAAAATACCGCAATGTGTGGGCGGACCGCAATTTGGGACCTCTGCCGGATGTGGTGGTGGTGGCTTCGCGTGAGCATTTGGAAGTCCCGCTTCTGGTTGCCCTGGAATCGCTCTATGATGGCCGCTTGCCTAGCTGGCTGAAGGTTGTTGTGGCGCCCAAGCGCATCAGTGACCGGTTGAACTTTTATTCATGCTATTCGGCGGCAATTACATCGTTTGGTACGAGTACTCTTGAAATGGCTTGCGTCGGGATTCCGTTTGCAGCATGCATTGTGCCGGACTTTCTCACATACGCGATGGGCAAGTTCATGGTCAAGTCGGAGTTCTTGTCGCTCCCGAATGCGATTTTTGGCTGCGGCGTGACTCCGGAATTTATCATTCGCCATAAGCTGAACGACCGCATGGCAGAGGCGATTATCGATGCTCTGTTCCAGCAGGACATTGGGACTGCTGATGAAATCGCCTTGCGTCTCCGCAAGGCTCTGGATGTCGGTAAGACTTCTAGTGAACTAATGTCTGAATTTCTTGCTCAGTTCCTCAAGCGTTAAGCGCATGAGCGTCGGGCTTCCGAACGGGGACTTGAGCGGATCCTGCGTAATCATCAACTGACTGACAAGTGCCGTGATTTCTTCGGGCTTGAGCTTGTCGCCTGCCTGGTATGCGTTTGTCTTTGCCCAGGATTTCGCAATGGCTTCCTGGAACTTGACCATGTCATTCTTGGTATCGTCTTCATCGACGTCGTTCAAGAAATCGTGAACCGCTTTGGCGGCACGCGAAAGCGGGAGCGCGCTTGGAATCGAGCGGATCTGGTAGGTGTCGCCACCAAACGGCTCGACAAAGAATCCGAGCTTGCGCAGCTGCTCATCGACGTTTCGGAAGATTTCCTTCTCTTGCTTGGAAAGGTCGATGAGTTCCGGGAACAGGAGTTCCTGACTATCTTGCATGATGTTGTTCTGGAGCGATTCCATGGCCTGTTCAAAGAGCACTCGCGTGTGGGCGGCATGCTGGTCGATGATCAAGAGTCCGTTGGAATCTTCGCCGGCGATGTAGGTGTTTGCAATTTGGAAGAACGAGGGCGGCGCCCACGGCGTCTCGGGAGGCGGTGCGGGCTTGCTGTGATCGGGTTCCAGCGAAATGATCTTGCCGTATTCGGGGAGCGAAAAGAGGTCCTGAACGTCATCGCTTACGTCGTATTTGGACTTCTTGTCCGAAAGCGTAGTTGCCGGTTTTACCGGTTGAGCGTAAGGCTTGCTTGCTGATGTCGCGTATGGCTTTGCCTGCTGGAACGGATTTTCCCATGGCAAGTCGTTTTGCGGCTGTGCGGGCGTTGCAAACGAAGGCTGCGTGGGCGTCTCGATAGTCCCCGGCATCTCGGGCATTGTGGATTGTGCTGGCGCCGTCTGAGAAACAGATGCCGGGCTTCCCATAAATTCATCGCTCAAGTCGATGATGGGGGAGTGCGCTTCCAAATCCTTGGTAAACGTATCGCGGATGGCGTGTGTGACGACGAGGAACACCAAGTTCCCATTTGCGAATCGGACTTCGCGCTTGGCCGGGTGCACGTTGATGTCAAATTCCATGTCCGGCATGTCCAGGAACAGTACCGTTACGGGCTTGCATTGTGCTCCATATGGTTCGTATGCTTGCGATACTGCCTTGCTCACCATCTTGTTTTCGATGGGGCGGTTCCTCATGAAAAGGAACTGGTGATTGCGCTTGCCGTTCGTTTCGGTCGTGGGCGAGATGTAGCCAGTCACGTGGACGCCAGCTTCTGTGTAATCGACGGGGAGCAAGCCTTTGGCAACCTTGGAACCGATCGCTTCGGCAATGCGGCTGCGGAGTTCTCCAGGAACGCCTGTGAAGACCGTTCTATCGCCAACTTTATAGTCAAAGCGGATTTCCGGGTGCGAAATGGCTGTCTTTAGTACAATGTCTAAAATGCGGGAACATTCGGACGTTTCACTGCCGAGGAACGTCCGGCGTACGGGCGTGTTGTAGAACAGGTCTTCGACGAGAAATGACGTGCCACGGCTTGCCTGGATATCTTCTTTTTCGATGACTTCTCCACCTTTTACGACGATGCGACCGCTTTCGCCTTCTTGCGTGGCGCTAGTGATGGTCAGCTTGGAAACGGCTGCGATGGAGGCTACAGCTTCACCTCGGAAACCGTTTGTATGGAGGTGGAATAAGTCGTCTGCGTTTGTTAGTTTGGATGTAGTATGGCGAAGGTAGCACAGGTCCAAATCGGCGGCACCCATACCCTTACCGTTGTCTGTGACCAGGATTTTTTTCTTTCCACCTTGTTCGATCTGGATCTGAATTCGGGTTGCTCCGGCGTCGATTGCGTTCTCTATAAGTTCCTTGACAGCCGATGCTGGGCGTTCAATGACCTCGCCAGCAGCAATTTTATTGATAATTTCATCGGATAAAAGGTGAATTTCCGCCATTTTCGCTTTTATATGTAGCTATTACGTATGTTTTTTGTTATTTGATTGCTATATTATAAATATAGCTAATGAATTTTTATGAACAAGTGAGGTGAGTGAAATGGTTTCAAATCTATTCCTTCAGCTAGCACACATTGAATTACTGATGTCTTACCCGGTCAAGGACATTTTGACCTTGGTCAAACGGGATTCAAGGTTCAATGTAAAACTCCTAAATGATTTGTACTTTGAAGATTCATACGTAGATGAAAGCGCTTACCGTTTCATAATGGACAACATCGTTGCGTGGTTGTATGAACGCGGCGAAAACCCTGATGATTTCATTGAACGCATTGTGAAGCGTTGCGCTGCATTTGAAGCTGTTCCTGCTCGTAGCGTTCTTCGCTCCTACTTGCCGTTCGTCTCTTCGTTCTACTCTGCCGAAGATGCTCGCGAACTCTGCTTGGAAATTATCCCAAAACGCTATCCGTTCCTTACGAAGGCAAGCATCCTTCGTAACGAAGTTATTGAAGGTAATCGCAGGGTGGACTTCACGTTCCAGTTCGAGACTCCGGGTGTGCTTGCGGCAAACCCGATGCGCTGGATCCGCAGCATGATCAACATCGGACCTCTCCTCTTGAACACGCCTGCATACGAACACATTAGCTATCTCGCATCTCAGACGTCGTTTATCGAAGCTCTTGAAAATAGAGTTCCCGCCGAAATGAAGGAAGACGGTGGTGTTTATGTTAAGGGCGAACTCGTGGGCCGCCACGTGACATTCGATGATTGCATCAAGGAACACAACCTCGAATGGAAGAACGACGTGGAACGTAGCATCGGTTGTGTGCGTTCTCTGGTGGACATCCGCGACCCGAAGACCGGTGCTCTCCTCATCGAAAAGGATTGCTACTACGGTGCTCCGGCTTACATTCTTGAGTTTAATTTCAAGGCAAACGTAAATGCAACAGAACCGTTCCTCAAGCTCATGAGTTCTGTCGTGAAGCAGGAATTTGCGGCTTGGGCGCCGATCCAGAAGGCTCACGAACAGCTCCTTGA
This genomic interval from Fibrobacter sp. UWB4 contains the following:
- a CDS encoding DNA polymerase III subunit alpha, whose product is MAFVHLQTHSEFSILQASARLDDILAAAAAENAPAVALTDHGAMFGILEIQTRGKELNKKRKEQGLPPVKTVYGCHIYVDTPSASQKDPTTFERLTLLVENEKGYYNLLRIVSYRYEDGERWAEIPSVPLETINEFKEGIIAIAGDYFSRYGQNVASGRDSLALEYMDRLNEIFDHDHLYISVCDNGIPQQKHVNEFNVELAKKYGREVVAVGDVHYIKPEDATSHKILRCISLKVTLNGFEDKRFPTEKFYFRTEKEMVELFGHIPGAIENTVKIAERCNFTVKTGIGDEFWPRFKIPDEFLASEEYQNIKAIMKAEYDAEYPVVRERELKGVIKDRKKKVKANYCAEKGIAEDALTDADNAEIDRLSQPEFFDADDNKAWDKNVHRWCKPGGDADIYITHLCNERLKWRFPDEDFKFPAHETNVGKRMYKELNCIRNMNVAGYLLIVWDFINWSREHGIPVGPGRGSAAGSLVTYIIGITDIDPLTFDLLFERFLNPERVSMPDIDTDFADRDRGRVIQYVTDKYGKECVGQIITYGMLKSKAVITDVARVLGIPPAEAKAITKLFPQRTLNFSLKQAWTGKDKKGNNLEDGYSPEPLQAMIGSRASYQNLWDVAKRLEDLPRQTGVHACGVVITPTPIYNLAPLYRAAPEDTPVVMYDKHYAEDIGLLKMDFLGLINLSIIQDTVKMVEQNRNIKLVMNKIPIDDKATFELLGKGLTTTVFQFESPGMQKYLRELKPTRIFDLIAMNALYRPGPIDQIPHFIARKNGKEEIDCYHPDLEQVLGETYGVIVYQEQVMKLAQILGGYSLGGADNIRRIMAKKMPEKMAKLEPEFFQKCLDKGYDKAMIQKVWDAVLPFCGYAFNKSHAAAYAYVAYQTAYLKTHYGPEYMAASMTSKMGKTEDTVTIILECKRLGIPVLSPNINTSLGVFSANTKGQILYGLAGIRNVGIAVVEDVVAERERRGIYKDIFDFCKRVAEYQAAQPEKRPPLNKKVLECLIMAGALDDLPGSRAVQCATVDRALEVAMRSQEDKAKGQVSLFDLGGPAAMPNTAEVLEEAEEWTAMEMLNKERSVLGLFLSGHPLDEFRPELTGFTSCSLSEDEITRYVGDTVVVGGVVIRMRSIETKRGDTIGSGAIQDFQGEIEMFFKKDVWERLRDTVSVDDRVLVKGVLEQQRDRDGYQIIVEEVIQLDRVRCDMVDYIHANFTVGMLTDEFLDKLEVEMKANLADEYCHGCQMVFHLEADSGFEHVVVLKKYKVVYTQELLQWLKTDLGALKVWVSNRAKR
- a CDS encoding lipid-A-disaccharide synthase; amino-acid sequence: MQNANEENSPYILFCAGEDSGDMIGAEMVAVAVQQGFKVVGVGGPLMQENGLQPLWDYNDLPVSGVGDVVPKYFSLKNVFEVLSDAAESRKCLGIVAIDYPGFNMKLARLAKKWGKPMLYVAPPQVWAWKSKRASLFKQANNIRLAVFFDIEAKAYKQMGVETVRVKHPIAGWIYDQVEPRSDMLILPGSRRDSALRNLPSFVTVAEKYRNVWADRNLGPLPDVVVVASREHLEVPLLVALESLYDGRLPSWLKVVVAPKRISDRLNFYSCYSAAITSFGTSTLEMACVGIPFAACIVPDFLTYAMGKFMVKSEFLSLPNAIFGCGVTPEFIIRHKLNDRMAEAIIDALFQQDIGTADEIALRLRKALDVGKTSSELMSEFLAQFLKR